One region of Planktothrix sp. FACHB-1365 genomic DNA includes:
- a CDS encoding SDR family NAD(P)-dependent oxidoreductase, producing the protein MEPNFQPLNPDNPGVREVMQYMLSRRQFFVLGTGSFVTTLMLSSVTGEAESAPNTDVYSASNSIKSEVKTMDIQPTNPDYFIPNRFQGKTILITGAATGIGSATAIRAAREGANVVGVDRKEKELNQTISKIKGEGHNAIAIVGNVVETALCDRMVTEAVNVFGGINLALNAAGVMDGGDPAQPLNFEGQRNLLPNSIHLATDEYWDAVVATNTTGVFKSMRSELRQMVEQGKGGAIVNIGSIAGLTGLAGNPAYVASKHGVTGLTRNAALDYAPYGIRINSVNMAATDTPMVARAGEFVQASKKSGEGSSMGGLKLQSILSAVDSKNRSATVWEQGAIILFLLSPDASNLTGCTYATDGGWTAY; encoded by the coding sequence GTGGAGCCAAATTTTCAACCTCTCAATCCTGATAATCCAGGGGTACGGGAAGTCATGCAATATATGTTGTCACGTCGTCAGTTTTTTGTGTTAGGGACTGGCTCTTTTGTGACAACACTGATGCTTTCAAGTGTAACAGGGGAAGCTGAATCTGCCCCAAATACCGATGTTTATTCTGCAAGCAATTCAATTAAAAGTGAGGTAAAAACGATGGATATTCAGCCCACTAATCCTGACTATTTTATTCCCAATCGATTTCAAGGAAAAACAATTTTAATTACAGGTGCGGCGACGGGAATAGGATCGGCTACGGCCATTAGAGCCGCCCGTGAGGGTGCTAATGTGGTGGGAGTTGACCGCAAGGAAAAAGAACTCAATCAGACCATTAGCAAGATTAAAGGGGAAGGACATAATGCGATCGCAATTGTTGGGAATGTTGTAGAAACAGCATTGTGCGATCGTATGGTAACAGAAGCGGTGAACGTCTTTGGCGGTATCAATTTGGCGCTGAATGCGGCGGGAGTCATGGATGGAGGAGATCCGGCTCAACCCCTGAATTTTGAAGGTCAACGCAATTTATTGCCTAATTCAATTCATCTGGCTACTGATGAATATTGGGATGCTGTGGTAGCAACGAATACAACGGGTGTATTTAAGTCGATGCGCTCAGAATTGCGACAGATGGTAGAACAAGGTAAAGGGGGAGCTATTGTTAATATTGGTTCAATCGCAGGCTTAACCGGATTAGCCGGAAATCCAGCCTATGTTGCGAGTAAACACGGAGTTACAGGTTTAACGCGAAATGCAGCCCTAGATTATGCCCCTTACGGGATTCGTATCAACTCAGTTAATATGGCGGCCACAGATACACCAATGGTAGCCAGAGCGGGTGAATTTGTGCAAGCCAGCAAAAAATCTGGAGAGGGTAGCTCTATGGGTGGACTCAAACTCCAGAGCATTTTGTCTGCTGTTGATTCTAAAAATCGTTCGGCTACGGTTTGGGAACAAGGGGCAATTATTCTGTTTCTTTTGTCTCCAGATGCTTCTAATTTAACGGGTTGTACTTATGCAACGGATGGAGGTTGGACGGCTTACTAA